AACATTGTTAACCCCGCCTTAAAAAGGCAAATAATATAATAGAAAAGAGATTTTACTTATGGCAGTTCAAATGGAATACGAAAAAGACGTTAAAGTACCAGCACTTGATGGTAAAAAAATCGCCGTTATCGGTTATGGTTCACAAGGTCATGCACACGCACAAAACTTGCGTGATTCAGGTCATGATGTCATCATCGGTGTGCGTCCTGGTAAATCATTCGATAAAGCAAAAGAAGATGGATTTGAAGCTTACCCAGTTGCAGAAGCAACTAAATTGGCTGATATCATCATGATCTTGGCACCAGACGAAATCCAAAAAGATATCTACAAAGATGAAATCGCTCCAAACTTGAGCGCTGGTAAAGCTCTTGGTTTTGCCCATGGTTTCAATATCCACTTTGGTTACATCAAAGCTCCTGAAGACGTAGATGTCTTCATGGTGGCACCAAAAGGACCAGGTCACTTGGTACGTCGTACTTACACTGAAGGATTTGGTGTACCAGCACTTTACGCTGTCTACCAAGATGCTACTGGTAACGCGAAAGACATCGCAATGGACTGGGCAAAAGGTGTTGGTTCAGCACGTGTTGGTCTTCTTTCAACAACCTTCAAAGAAGAAACAGAAGAAGATTTGTTTGGTGAACAAGCCGTTCTTATGGGTGGTTTGACAAGCTTGATAGAAGCTGGATTTGAAGTTTTGACAGAAGCTGGTTATGCACCTGAATTGGCTTACTTCGAAGTCCTTCACGAAATGAAATTGATCGTTGACTTGATCTACGAAGGTGGCTTCAAGAAAATGCGTCAATCATGTTCAAATACTGCAGAATTTGGTGATTTTGTAACTGGTCCTCGTGTTATCGGTCCAGAAGTAAAAGAAAACATGAAAGCTGCCCTTGCTGATATCCAATCAGGTAAATTTGCACGTGAATTCGTTGAAGACCACGATGCTGGTTTCCCACGTTTGAAAGCCTTCCGCAAACAAGCTGAAGAACTTGAAATTGAAAAAGTTGGTGCTGAATTGCGTAAAGCAATGCCATTCGTTGGTCAAAACGACGATGACGCCTTCAAAATCTACAACTAATTGTCTGTAGAAGACTAAGCAAGTTGGGACACCCTAGCTTGCTTTTTTGATCAATACACAGCAACAGAGGTATGAAATGATAACAGCAAAAGATGTGGCCAAGGCCCATAAAATATTAAGTGGAGTCGTTGTCAATACGCCCCTTGAATACGACCACTATTTATCTGAAAAATATGGGGCAAAGATTTATTTGAAAAAAGAAAACGCCCAACGTGTTCGTTCGTTCAAGATTCGTGGAGCGTATTTTGCAATTTCTCAACTTTCAAAAGAAGAGCGTGAGCGTGGGGTAGTGTGTGCTTCTGCGGGAAACCATGCGCAAGGGGTTGCTTATACTTGTAATGAAATGAAGATTCCAGCAACCATCTTCATGCCGATTACAACACCGCAACAAAAGATCGGCCAAGTCCGCTTCTTTGGTGGGGACTATGTAACGATTAAGTTGGTGGGGGATACCTTTGATGCATCAGCTAAGGCGGCCCAAGAATTTACTCTTTCAGAAAAACGGACCTTTATTGACCCGTTTGATGATCCACATGTACAGGCTGGCCAAGGGACAGTGGCCTATGAAATTCTTGAGGAAGCTCGAAAAGAATCGATTGCCTTTGATGCTGTCCTTGTCCCTGTCGGTGGAGGAGGCCTCATTTCAGGTGTTTCTACCTATATCAAAGAAACAGATCCTCGGATTGAAGTCATTGGGGTAGAGGCCGAAGGAGCGCGCTCCATGAAGGCTGCTTTTGAAGCAGGTGGTCCAGTCAAATTACCAGAAATTGATAAGTTTGCAGACGGGATTGCTGTGCAAAAAGTGGGACAATTGACTTATGAAGTGACCCGTCAACATGTGGAAACTTTGGTTGGGGTCGATGAAGGCTTGATTTCAGAGACTTTGATTGATCTTTATTCCAAACAAGGGATCGTAGCTGAACCAGCAGGAGCGGCCAGTGTAGCATCCCTTGAAATCTTGCGCGAATACATCAAGGGGAAAACCATTTGTTGTATTATCTCAGGTGGGAATAATGATATCAACCGTATGCCTGAGATGGAAGAACGGGCTTTGATCTACGATGGGGTCAAACACTACTTTATCGTCAATTTCCCACAACGTCCAGGGGCCCTTCGTGAATTTGTAAATGATATCTTAGGGCCAAATGATGATATTACACGTTTTGAATACATCAAGCGTGCTAGTAAAGGAACAGGCCCTGTCTTGATTGGGGTTACTTTAGCCAATAAGCATGACTATGCAGGTTTGGTCAATCGTATTGAGCGTTTTGATCCGTCTTTCATTAACTTGAACGGAAATGAAACTCTCTATAATATGCTGGTCTGAGTATCATACAGAAACAATCAACTATTTAAGCAATATATTTTTATGGAATATATTGCTTTTTTATGAAGACTTGTGATATGATATGCGTAAATTAAAAGGAGGAACTTTTTATGCCTGGATTTTTTATCTTTATTTTATTCTTGCTAATGGTTGCAGGATTCATTGTGATCAGCTCACTATATGTGGTCAAGCAACAATCTGTTGCCATCATCGAGCGTTTCGGACGTTATCAAAAAATTAGCGATAGTGGCATTCATATGCGAGCGCCTTTTGGTATCGATAAAATTGCAGCGCGAGTTCAATTGCGCGTCTTGCAGAGCGAGATCGTGGTTGAAACAAAAACTCAGGATAACGTATTCGTTACCATGAATGTGGCAACACAATACCGAGTGAACGAAAGCAACGTAAAGGATGCCTACTACAAACTCATGCGTCCAGAATCACAGATTAAATCATACATTGAAGATGCTCTTCGTTCTTCTGTGCCTAAGTTGACCTTGGATGAATTATTTGAGAAAAAAGATGAAATCGCTCTTGAAGTTCAAAAACAAGTGGCAGAAGAAATGTCAACTTATGGATATATTATTGTTAAAACCTTGATCACCAAAGTTGAGCCAGATGCCGAAGTGAAACAATCCATGAACGAGATCAATGCAGCGCAAAGAAAACGCGTGGCAGCTCAGGAGTTGGCAGAAGCAGACAAGATCAAGATCGTTACTGCTGCCGAAGCTGAGGCGGAAAAAGACCGTTTGCACGGGGTTGGTATTGCCGAGCAACGGAAGGCCATTGTCGATGGATTGGCAGACTCTATTAAAGAGTTAAAAGGTGCGAATGTAGACTTGACCGAAGAACAAATCATGTCAATTCTCTTAACCAACCAGTACTTGGATACCCTAAATAATTTTGCAGATAAAGAAGGGAATAATACGATTTTCCTACCAGCAAACCCTGATGGCGTTGAAAACATTCGTACACAAATATTATCAGCCCTGAAAGCAAAGTAAACTTTTTATCATTTTTTAAAAAAGGTTCGTATTTTCAGCGATTTTAGTTGACAAAATGTGCAAAAAAATTTATATTAGT
Above is a window of Streptococcus sp. LPB0220 DNA encoding:
- the ilvC gene encoding ketol-acid reductoisomerase; the encoded protein is MAVQMEYEKDVKVPALDGKKIAVIGYGSQGHAHAQNLRDSGHDVIIGVRPGKSFDKAKEDGFEAYPVAEATKLADIIMILAPDEIQKDIYKDEIAPNLSAGKALGFAHGFNIHFGYIKAPEDVDVFMVAPKGPGHLVRRTYTEGFGVPALYAVYQDATGNAKDIAMDWAKGVGSARVGLLSTTFKEETEEDLFGEQAVLMGGLTSLIEAGFEVLTEAGYAPELAYFEVLHEMKLIVDLIYEGGFKKMRQSCSNTAEFGDFVTGPRVIGPEVKENMKAALADIQSGKFAREFVEDHDAGFPRLKAFRKQAEELEIEKVGAELRKAMPFVGQNDDDAFKIYN
- the ilvA gene encoding threonine ammonia-lyase IlvA, which produces MITAKDVAKAHKILSGVVVNTPLEYDHYLSEKYGAKIYLKKENAQRVRSFKIRGAYFAISQLSKEERERGVVCASAGNHAQGVAYTCNEMKIPATIFMPITTPQQKIGQVRFFGGDYVTIKLVGDTFDASAKAAQEFTLSEKRTFIDPFDDPHVQAGQGTVAYEILEEARKESIAFDAVLVPVGGGGLISGVSTYIKETDPRIEVIGVEAEGARSMKAAFEAGGPVKLPEIDKFADGIAVQKVGQLTYEVTRQHVETLVGVDEGLISETLIDLYSKQGIVAEPAGAASVASLEILREYIKGKTICCIISGGNNDINRMPEMEERALIYDGVKHYFIVNFPQRPGALREFVNDILGPNDDITRFEYIKRASKGTGPVLIGVTLANKHDYAGLVNRIERFDPSFINLNGNETLYNMLV
- a CDS encoding SPFH domain-containing protein, translated to MPGFFIFILFLLMVAGFIVISSLYVVKQQSVAIIERFGRYQKISDSGIHMRAPFGIDKIAARVQLRVLQSEIVVETKTQDNVFVTMNVATQYRVNESNVKDAYYKLMRPESQIKSYIEDALRSSVPKLTLDELFEKKDEIALEVQKQVAEEMSTYGYIIVKTLITKVEPDAEVKQSMNEINAAQRKRVAAQELAEADKIKIVTAAEAEAEKDRLHGVGIAEQRKAIVDGLADSIKELKGANVDLTEEQIMSILLTNQYLDTLNNFADKEGNNTIFLPANPDGVENIRTQILSALKAK